Sequence from the Dehalococcoidia bacterium genome:
ACGATGGCTATGTGGGTGACGGAGACTATGTCAATGGCATGCGTCTCATCTTCTTTGCTGAGACGACCAACTCGGCCGGCAAATATGTATTCGGCAATGTGGACATGAATAACACTCTGCCCGCCTCACGCTGGCACTACTACTATGGCAGCGGGAAATACTGGCCATCCACCAGCGGGCTTTCGGTAAAATGGGTCAACCAGATCAATATCTACCAACCCAATTTTTACACCTGCGATGACTCCGGTACCCCCAAAAGCGCTTTCACTCAAGGGGACACGGTGTATGTAACGGGCACTGGGCCCCCGGCAAGTACCGAGTACCATGTATGGATACAGACGGACGATGTGCTGATGTCAACGCTCGATGCGATGGATCGTCCTCTCGGCGGTAGCTATACGCTCACCAGCGGTGACGATCCCTCGGACGAGCAGGAGGAAGTGACCACAAACGGCAGTGGAGCTATAGCAATTACGCCGATCTGGGAAACTGACGTCTTCAGTCCTGTAGGTAACTATGAAGTTGTTGCCGACAACCAGTCATCCGGAACGCAAGGAACTTATGACTCCAACGATAAGTTGGATAACCCCGGATGGTGGGGCTTTACCTTGGCCGCTCCCTGATCGTTTTTGCGGGAAAGGGATACCGTCCTGCCGGTTGCCTGCCGCCGCCGGACAGGCAGGGCAGACAGGCGGTGTCGGAACGCAACGTGGCAGAAACTCGGGTATTTCCGGGGGGGGTGGGGCGTCCGCCCAGGCGGACATGGGCTGTTTGTAGCCCGTCCCGGTCAAGACCGGGCGGTAGGCCAGCGATTGAAATCGTGGCCTACATGTAAGGCTGTCCGCCTGCACGGACGGAATGCCCGGATAACGGACACTCTCAGCCTGTAAATGGGAAGTTGCTGAGTAGGCCAGCGGCCAGCCAATCGGGAAAAAGGTACTAACAAAAAAGGAAGGTTGAGATGTACAAGAGTGAGAGAGCAAACGGAGTGTTGGCGATACTAATGATTCTATCGATGCTTGGTGTGCTGTTGCTGGCTCTGATTTCGCCGGCGACAGCCTCGGCTGCCGGACTAGTGGAGCAGGCTTCGGCGGTGGAGGCGGCAGAATGGTACGGGAGTTATCTTGGAGGATCCAATTACGACTATGGGGAAAGCATTGCAGTGGACAATACGGGGAACAGCTACGTAACCGGACGTACAAAATCTACAGACTTCCCCGTCACCACAGGTGCCTACCAGGCAACCGGAGCCGGCGGGTATGACGTCTTCATAACCAAGTTCAGTTCCAGCGTTAACCTGATTTATGGCACTTATCTCGGGGGCGCCGGCACTGATTACGGCAGAAGTATTGCTGTAGACAACGCCGGTAACGTCTACGTCACAGGCTATACAAACTCTACAGATTTCCCCGTTACCACAGGTGCCTACCAGGCAACCGGAGCCGGCGGGTATGATGTCTTCATAACCAAGTTCAGTTCCACCGGCAACATGGCCTACAGCACCTATTTTGGTGGCACCGGTCTTGACGATGCAAACAGTATCGCCGTAGACAATACAGGGAACATCTACATCACCGGATACACTGCTTCTCTTGCAGACTTCCCTGTTACCGAGGGTGCCTATCAGTCTACCAGTCAGGGTTTGCGGGATGCTTTCCTAGCCAAGTTCAATTCAGACGGCAACTTGGTCTACAGCACCTACTTCGGAGGGGCCGATGAAGATACTGCATACGGCATTGCCGTGGACGATATGGGAAACATGTACATAGCCGGAAAGACAAAGTCAACGAATTTCCCAACTACCCCCGATGCTTATCAGACAACATACGGGGGAAGTAGCCTCGATGCTTTCGTAGCCAAATTCAATGCAGCTGGCAATCTGGCCTATAGCACCTATCTCGGAGGTTCCGGTTCTGACAATGCATTTAGTATTACCATGGACAATACAGGGAAATTCTACATCGCCGGATCCACAAACTCCACAGACTTCCCCCTTACCGCGGATGCTTATCAAACAACACTTAGTGGCACCACTGACACCTTCTTGGTCCAGTTCAGTTCCAGCGGCAACCTGGTCTACAGCACCTATTTCGGAGGTTCCGGTATTGACCAGGCAAACGGCATAGCTGTGGACAATACAGAAAACATCTACATCACCGGATGCACTAGCTCTACAGATTTCCCCATTACCGCAAGCGCCTATCAGACAGCCCATGGTGGAGGTACTACGGACGCCTTCGTAACTAGGTTTGGCCCTGGCGGTAACCTGGCCTACAGCACTTACCTCGGCGGCTCTGGTTCCACCGACCAAGGAAGTAGTATTGCAGCGGATATCACCGGAAACGCCTATATCAGCGGATATACAAACTCTACAAACTTCCCCGTTACACCAAACAGTTACCAAACAACCCATGGCGGGGGAACCTATGATGCTTTCTTTGCTAGAATGACAGTAGCTGCATCTCCAGCTCCCGTGGCTGCCTTTAGCGCTGCCCCCACCAGTGGAGATGCTCCGCTGACTGTCAACTTCACTGACGAGTCAACAGGCACAGCACCGCTCACCTATGCCTGGGACTTCGACAACGACGGCACACCGGATTCCACCGACCAGAACCCGATCTATATCTATACCATTAGCGGTATTCATACGGTTAAGCTGACTGCCACGAATGCCTATGGCAGTGATGATGAGGTCAAGACTGCCTACATCACCGTCAACGCGGCACTGGTGGCCCCGACGGCGGCCTTCACAGCCAGCCCGACCAGCGGCACGGCTCCTCTTGCCGTTAGCTTCAGTGACCAGTCAACGGGCACAGCTCCATTAACTTATGCTTGGGACTTCGATAACGACGGTGTGGTCGACTCTACTGATCAGAATCCATCTCATGTCTACAGTGCTGTCGGCACCTACACGGTCAAACTTACGGTGACCAACGCCGCTTCCAGTGACGATGAGGTGAAGACCGATTACATCACCGTCAACTCGGCACCGGTGGCCCCGACGGCGGCTTTCATTGCCAGCCCGACCAGCGGCACGGCTCCTCTTGCCGTTAGCTTCAGCGACCAGTCAACGGGCACAGCTCCATTAACTTATGCTTGGGACTTCGATAACGACGGTGTGGTCGACTCTACTGATCAGAATCCATCTCATGTCTATAGTGCTGTCGGCACCTACACGGTCAAGCTCACAGTGGCCAATGCCGGCGGCAGTGATGACGAGATAAAGACCGGCTTTATCACGGTGACAATGTCTTCTACTCCGGCGTGGGACCTGAACGGTGACGGAGTCTGCAACATCGGGGATGTGGTGGTGATCGGTCTGCACTGGGGCGATACAGGGACCCCGGGCTGGATTCCTGAAGACCTGAACAACGATGGCGCCATCAATATTGGCGACGTGGTGGTCATTGGCCTGCACTGGGGGGAGAGCTGGTAAGCGGCTGAGTTGAGACGAGAAGATTTTTCCGATGCCTGCCCTTCTTCGGGAGGGCAGGCATCGGAAATGCCATGAATTAGGAGAAATGCAGAGGAAGGGTGGATGTAACGAAGTTCGCGATCTCATCACGATAGACTCGTGTAACAGCAATGAGGCGAATAGGAGGATAGATAGATGATACACATGAGGCGAATCACCGTCACTATTCTTGCCCTGTTGGCAATCGTTGCCTTGCTGGTTCCCCTTTCGACGGCATCAGCCGGGAAAGGCTATACCATTGACGCCAGCGCCGGCATCGGAGGAACGATTACCCCTTCAGGGACTATAAAAGTAGGCAGCGGGGGCAGTCAGTCCTTCACGATTGCCGCGGATACTGGATACCGGATTGTGGACGTACTCGTGGATGGCGGCTCGGTAGGGGCGCAGAGCAGCTACACCTTCAGCGATGTCCAGGCCGATCACACCATTGCGGCCAGTTTCGTTGCCCCGTATATCTACTTTGCCAACCCGTCGGCTCTTCCTGGAGTGGAATTCGGCATGAATCTGTACGATTTTGCCCCGAATGCTAGTGGAGTAGTCTGGTTTGATACGGATGGGGATGGCATCCGTGATGCGGCGGAACCGCAGTCGACCGTGACTGTGAACCTGGCGGGCAGCGGGAGCCCGTGGCCTCATCTATCGACTCCGGCGGACGCTGAGCCCGGCGTATATTCTGTGTACGCTGATGTTCCGGAAGGTGAAGCGGTGGAAGCATCGGCTGGCTTCACCGTCAGGGGCATGATATTGAGCCCTGCCTCGGGGACATCGGGAACAGTCATAGCTATCACGGGGCTTGGCTTCGCGACCGACAGAACCGGGACGGTCTGGTTCGATAGCGACGGCGACTCGGCGATCGATGCCGATGAGCCTCAGGTTGCGGCCAGCACTGACTCTGGTGGCACCCTCTCTCCCGTGTCTCTCACTGTCCCGGCCGTGGCTGGTGGCAGTTACTATGTGCGGGCAGACGTTCCCACGGGCGGTTTCGTTCCTGACGTATCGGCCGCCTTCGTGGTTCTTGGAGCGCCTGTCGCTGCCTTCACCTCGGATGTGCAGTCGGGCACTGCTCCGCTGACCGTCCAGTTCACCGACCAGTCCACCGGGGATCCAGCATCGTGGGCGTGGGACTTCGAAAATGACGGCACGCCGGATTCTACCGACCAGAACCCGACTTACACGTACGCTTCCGCTGGTACGTTTACCGTGAAACTAACGGCGACCAATGCTGTCGGCAGCGACGATGAGATAAAGCCCGACTATATTAACGTAACTACACTAGGTCCGAAAACATGGTATGTTGACGACTCCGGTGGCGCCGACTTCATGACCATACAGGCGGCCGTGACGGCAGCCAGTGGCGGGGACACCATCATTGTCAGGGACGGCACCTATAACGAGAACGTCGTAGTTGACAAGAACCTGGCCATCCAGTCGGAAAGCGGTGCTGCCTCGACCACGGTCACGGCGGTGGTTTCCACCGCGCCGGTGTTTGATGTGAATGCTAGCGGCGTGGTGATTGACGGATTTTCAGTTCTGGGTCCAACCGACACTCACGTTGCCGGTATCGAGCTTGTAGACGTAAACGATTGCACGATACGGAATAATGACTGCTCCGGAGGACTCTACAACGGCATTCACCTTGGTGGTGCAGCAACGAATAATATCATCACCAAGAACTACTGCCACGGCAATACCCAGCGCGGCATCAGTGTCCGGGACACTGCCCACGGCAACTTTATCTCAGAGAACACGGTCGAAGACAATGGCGATGCGGGTTTCTGCATCAAGGACGAGACTCACGATAACATCATCTGGCTCAACAACGTTATCGGCAATCGGGTGGAGATGCTGACGGCCAACACATACAATTCACTGACTCCGCTTGCCTACGGATACAATGGCGGCACCTACACCGGTTACCTTGGCAACTACTACTATGATTACACTGGCAGCGATGCCGATGGAAACGGCGTTGGTGACACTCTTTACAGCTTCGGCACATACAGCGACAACTACCCCTTGATGGGCGAATGGCATGACGGTGAGATCTCCGTCTCGGTAGTTGCTCCGACGGCGGCCTTCACAGCCAGCCCGACCAGCGGCACGGCTCCTCTTGCCGTTAGCTTCAGTGACCAGTCAACGGGCACAGCTCCATTAACTTATGCTTGGGACTTCGATAACGACGGTGTGGTCGACTCTACTGATCAGAATCCATCTCATGTCTACAGTGCTGTCGGCACCTACACGGTCAAACTTACGGTGACCAACGCCGCTTCCAGTGACGATGAGGTGAAGACCGATTACATCACCGTCAACTCGGCACCGGTGGCCCCGACGGCGGCTTTCATTGCCAGCCCGACCAGCGGCACGGCTCCTCTTGCCGTTAGCTTCAGCGACCAGTCAACGGGCACAGCTCCATTAACTTATGCTTGGGACTTCGATAACGACGGTGTGGTCGACTCTACTGATCAGAATCCATCTCATGTCTATAGTGCTGTCGGCACCTACACGGTCAAGCTCACAGTGGCCAATGCCGGCGGCAGTGATGACGAGATAAAGACCGGCTTTATCACGGTGACAATGTCTTCTACTCCGGCGTGGGACCTGAATGGCGACCACACCTGCAACATCGGGGATGTGGTGGTGATCGGTCTGCGCTGGGGCGATACCGGAACGCCCGGCTGGATCCCTGAAGACCTGAACAACGATGGCGCTATCAATATTGGCGACGTGGTGGTTATTGGCCTGCACTGGGGGGAGAGCTGGTGATTAGCAAACGACAAGGAGGGTTAAATACGGCGAGAACGGATGTGGGATTGGAATGCCGGTTAGTGTTGCGTCAACCATGATCCGGCGCAATGTCATTCTGAGGGAATCCTTATGGATGACCGAGGAATCTCCACGGATCGGGAGTGAGATTCTTCGCTTCGCTCAGAATGACATAACACTAGCGGCTGGGTATCGATTTTCAGCGACCACTTAAAAAAGGAAATGGGGGAATGACCTATACACCGTTGGAGGGAGACTCAGATGAAGAATAGACTGGCTCTGGGATTTTTGAGCCTTGTATTGATGGCAGGCATAATCGTTGGCGGAGTATTATTCACTGCATCAGTGGAAGCTACCAGTGCAACAGCGTCGCTCCACATTGTGAAGTATGCCGCCGATGGCAGCACGGTGATTGGAGAGGCAACGGTTACCATTGCTGACTTGGAAACAGCCGAGGGACACCCAGAGGTGCAGGGTGATGGCACTACCCACTATTTTACAGAAGGCCCCACGTTTGACCCGGCCAACCTGTGGGACCCGGATGAGACCTGCCCCGGCGATAGTCTGAAGGATAAGGGGGCTCTAAAAGGCACCGCGCTCAATGACCTCTGCAATCTGGTTGGGGGAATGGCCGATGGCGACCAGGTCAACGTAATGGCCTCTGACGGCTACAACGAAACGTTTGACTATCCCAATGTTTACAATACCCTGACAGATCCCACCCTCAATTCCAGGCAGGGGCCGATGGTCATCAGCTGGTGGAAAGACGGGCAGTACAGCGGCAGCGGATGGAGCGATGGAATGCTGCTGGCCTTCTTCCCCACAGTGGGACGTACTTCCGACGGCAAACTGATATTCGGACACCAGGACATGCATGATTGCCTGCCCGAGCACAACTGGCATTACTACTACGATAACGCAATAGCGTATCCTTCCACCCATGGTCTCTACATCAAGTACATCAAAGAAATCAGGATATTTACTGGTGGGGTCCAGGGGTGGACGGTTACCCTCTCCGGCGCTCGGAACGATGTCCTGACCAATACCTGGTTTGAAAATGGAATCGCCTGCCATACTCCGCCCGCTAATCCGTTGGCGTTTACTTATACGGATACTGAGAATAATACGTGGAGTGGCCTGCCGCTCTGGTACGTTTGCGGTCTGGTTGATGACGACAACATCCATGGTCCCGGCTCCTTCAATGACGGCCTCTATTACAATGTCAAGGTCTCTGCTGTAGATGGCTACAGCTACACCTTTCCCAGCACTGACGTCGCCCGCAACAATGGCATGATTCTGGCCAACAAGCTCAACGGCGAGCCTTTGCCATCCGATAAATACCCCTTGAAATTGGTCAGCGCCTCCTTCACCAACGGCGGGCCGAGCGTTGCACAGATAGCTGAGATCAAACTACTGAACATTAGTACGACGCCGCCGACTCCCACTCCCACTCCGACTCTCGGTGTGGCAGACTGGCCTCTGCAACTGGTCGGGGCACAGTCGTACACCATGACCCAAGCAACTTTTGAAAGCGGTGCAGCTTGTCACCCAACAAGCTATACCGACGATGACAGCAACGTCTGGAGCGGCATCCCCTTGTGGTTGCTGGCGGGTTGGGTGGACGACGATGTCCAGCATGGTGGAGGAGCATTTAATGATGCCCTGGCAGCCACCAATTACCAGATAAAGGTTTGGGCAGCCGATGGTTACTCCTACACGTTTTATTCCGCTGCCGTCGCCCGAAACGATAATATTATCGTGGCCAATAAACTGAACGGGGCGGATCTGCCGCAATACACCGGGGATCCCGCCACACACCCCGCCTACCCCTTGAAAATTACAGGCCCGGCGACCGCCAGCGGCGACCGCATAGGCGGCATTGTTAAGATTGAACTCATCGGTCTTCCGTCCGGTCAACCGGAGTGGGACCTGAACGGCGATCACGTGTGTAATATTGGGGATGTGGTGAAGGTGGGGTTGCAATGGGGGCTGACCGGCATTCCCGGCTGGATTCCTGAAGACCTGAATAAGGACGGTAACATCAACATCGGGGATATCGTGGTGCTGGGCTTGCATTGGGGAGAAACGTGGTAGTCATCTAATCATATCTAAAATGAAAGGAGGTGGATAGACAGGAATTTATTAGCAGAGTACACATGTTCAGTCTCAGACGCTTATCTAATTGTGTGTATTGTCAAAGAAATCGAAGCAAGATACGGAGGAAACAATTGAAAAAGATGAACAGGAAAACGATCCTTGTTATGCTGGCCATATTGGCTGTTCTTGTGGCATTGCTGATTCCGGCGCTGCCGGCTGCCGCCGGATCAGGCTATTCACCTGTCACTGTCTGGTACGGCGCAAGTAGCGTTACTATCGACCAAACTACATGGGACACTCTGAAAGCTAGCTACGGGCAGACTATTACCGGTACCTACAATACTAATACCTATGAGTATAGCGGTGTACCTGTTTACCGGCTCTTGGAACAGATTACCGGCGTCAGCGCTCTCTCGGATTATAGTGCTCTTGTGGAGGACGGTTCAGCAACGCCATACCAGGTGCTTGTTGGACCGCACGCGTGTGATAACATACCTGTAAAAAGTAACGATACCCTCATTATCGCTGATAGTGGCACTCTCAATGGCAGCCCCGATACTACCAGACTGCCAAGATTGGTTTGTCCATCCTTTACCGGCGGGGGTAAATACTACAATCAAAGCATTGTCAAAATAACACTAGTGTACACTATTTCAGTTTCCGCTCCCACTAACGGCACCATCAGTCCTTCAGGATATACGTGGAACACCAGTAGTACCAATCCCTGGAGTTCCGCAACTTCATCCGGTGCGGTTTATGTCACCAACGGCGGCAGCCAGACCTTCACTATGGCAGGCAACACCGGTTACCACATATCAGCCTTAACCATAGATGGGGGAGCTGTCACTCCAGCTACCAGCTACACCTTCAGCAATGTGACCGCCAATCACACTCTGGCTGCTACTTTCTCAGATTCCTCGGTCAGCGTCAGCATTACCCCGTCTTTCCAATCGGTAGCCAATGGCACAACATTCAACGTCAGCCTGGCAATCGACACCAGTACAGCCTCACGTGGATGGCAGGCGAATGTGGACTTTGATGCAACCAAACTGTCTGCTAATAGTGTGACTGAAGGCACCTTCCTGAGCGCCTATGCTACCGCGAACGGCGGTGGTACTGTTTCTGGCGGCGCCGCTACAATTGACAACGTCGGTGGACATGTTGTCATACCCGGCTACGCCATTACTGGCGCAGGAACTGGCGGTCCCACGGGGACCGGAACCCTCTGCACCATTTCCTTCACCGCAAAACCTGCCGTCAATAGTGCGGCCAGCATCACTCCATCGGCTGTTGTGGTTGCAGACGTGAATGGCACCGCCATTCCTG
This genomic interval carries:
- a CDS encoding CARDB domain-containing protein, translating into MNRKTILVMLAILAVLVALLIPALPAAAGSGYSPVTVWYGASSVTIDQTTWDTLKASYGQTITGTYNTNTYEYSGVPVYRLLEQITGVSALSDYSALVEDGSATPYQVLVGPHACDNIPVKSNDTLIIADSGTLNGSPDTTRLPRLVCPSFTGGGKYYNQSIVKITLVYTISVSAPTNGTISPSGYTWNTSSTNPWSSATSSGAVYVTNGGSQTFTMAGNTGYHISALTIDGGAVTPATSYTFSNVTANHTLAATFSDSSVSVSITPSFQSVANGTTFNVSLAIDTSTASRGWQANVDFDATKLSANSVTEGTFLSAYATANGGGTVSGGAATIDNVGGHVVIPGYAITGAGTGGPTGTGTLCTISFTAKPAVNSAASITPSAVVVADVNGTAIPGVTLAGGTVAIGTLPLPDLVVSAASTTAEANPAMYTVTYTITNNGADAGASTTSISIDGGTPITVACPALATGASDTQTTAAQTLSGTADSILITADSAFAVGESNESNNTRTTSYSYAPAQPGDVPVSGTTQTVLNFVLPDAVSWDPLNIGDNSADRTMKVTSNTDWQVTVLGTNNGYMTKYNGTIYDPAVKLHDALLLMSENTVTLTDSSQVLADGTPAGQPLDNSGDARSVAFHQQVYYVDTALPSGSYYYVVVTFTASQTI
- a CDS encoding PKD domain-containing protein gives rise to the protein MIHMRRITVTILALLAIVALLVPLSTASAGKGYTIDASAGIGGTITPSGTIKVGSGGSQSFTIAADTGYRIVDVLVDGGSVGAQSSYTFSDVQADHTIAASFVAPYIYFANPSALPGVEFGMNLYDFAPNASGVVWFDTDGDGIRDAAEPQSTVTVNLAGSGSPWPHLSTPADAEPGVYSVYADVPEGEAVEASAGFTVRGMILSPASGTSGTVIAITGLGFATDRTGTVWFDSDGDSAIDADEPQVAASTDSGGTLSPVSLTVPAVAGGSYYVRADVPTGGFVPDVSAAFVVLGAPVAAFTSDVQSGTAPLTVQFTDQSTGDPASWAWDFENDGTPDSTDQNPTYTYASAGTFTVKLTATNAVGSDDEIKPDYINVTTLGPKTWYVDDSGGADFMTIQAAVTAASGGDTIIVRDGTYNENVVVDKNLAIQSESGAASTTVTAVVSTAPVFDVNASGVVIDGFSVLGPTDTHVAGIELVDVNDCTIRNNDCSGGLYNGIHLGGAATNNIITKNYCHGNTQRGISVRDTAHGNFISENTVEDNGDAGFCIKDETHDNIIWLNNVIGNRVEMLTANTYNSLTPLAYGYNGGTYTGYLGNYYYDYTGSDADGNGVGDTLYSFGTYSDNYPLMGEWHDGEISVSVVAPTAAFTASPTSGTAPLAVSFSDQSTGTAPLTYAWDFDNDGVVDSTDQNPSHVYSAVGTYTVKLTVTNAASSDDEVKTDYITVNSAPVAPTAAFIASPTSGTAPLAVSFSDQSTGTAPLTYAWDFDNDGVVDSTDQNPSHVYSAVGTYTVKLTVANAGGSDDEIKTGFITVTMSSTPAWDLNGDHTCNIGDVVVIGLRWGDTGTPGWIPEDLNNDGAINIGDVVVIGLHWGESW
- a CDS encoding SBBP repeat-containing protein; amino-acid sequence: MYKSERANGVLAILMILSMLGVLLLALISPATASAAGLVEQASAVEAAEWYGSYLGGSNYDYGESIAVDNTGNSYVTGRTKSTDFPVTTGAYQATGAGGYDVFITKFSSSVNLIYGTYLGGAGTDYGRSIAVDNAGNVYVTGYTNSTDFPVTTGAYQATGAGGYDVFITKFSSTGNMAYSTYFGGTGLDDANSIAVDNTGNIYITGYTASLADFPVTEGAYQSTSQGLRDAFLAKFNSDGNLVYSTYFGGADEDTAYGIAVDDMGNMYIAGKTKSTNFPTTPDAYQTTYGGSSLDAFVAKFNAAGNLAYSTYLGGSGSDNAFSITMDNTGKFYIAGSTNSTDFPLTADAYQTTLSGTTDTFLVQFSSSGNLVYSTYFGGSGIDQANGIAVDNTENIYITGCTSSTDFPITASAYQTAHGGGTTDAFVTRFGPGGNLAYSTYLGGSGSTDQGSSIAADITGNAYISGYTNSTNFPVTPNSYQTTHGGGTYDAFFARMTVAASPAPVAAFSAAPTSGDAPLTVNFTDESTGTAPLTYAWDFDNDGTPDSTDQNPIYIYTISGIHTVKLTATNAYGSDDEVKTAYITVNAALVAPTAAFTASPTSGTAPLAVSFSDQSTGTAPLTYAWDFDNDGVVDSTDQNPSHVYSAVGTYTVKLTVTNAASSDDEVKTDYITVNSAPVAPTAAFIASPTSGTAPLAVSFSDQSTGTAPLTYAWDFDNDGVVDSTDQNPSHVYSAVGTYTVKLTVANAGGSDDEIKTGFITVTMSSTPAWDLNGDGVCNIGDVVVIGLHWGDTGTPGWIPEDLNNDGAINIGDVVVIGLHWGESW